A portion of the Streptomyces platensis genome contains these proteins:
- a CDS encoding nickel-dependent hydrogenase large subunit produces MAPRTKAADGSGLTEMSWDPITRIVGSLGIHTKIDFKQKRVAECYSTSSVFRGYSVFMRGKDPRDAHFITSRICGICGDNHATCSVYTQNMAYGVKPPHLGEWIINLGESAEYMFDHNIFQENLVGVDYCEKMVRETNPGVWELAQRTEAPHAGDHGYRTIADIMSSLNPIEGEFYREALQVSRYTREMFCLMEGRHVHPSTLYPGGVGTIASVQLFTDYLSRLMRYVEFMKRVVPLHDDLFDFFYEALPGYEEVGRRRVLLGCWGALNDPDHCDFTYRNMTDWGRKMFVTPGIIVDGKLVTNDLTEINLGIRILLGSSYYQDWEGQEQFVTHDPLGNPVDPRHPWNQHTIPAPQKRDFNDKYSWVMSPRWFDGKEHLALDTGGGPIARLWSTALSGLVDTPYVKSTGHSVTIDLPRSMTRPEARFEWKIPKWSNALERNRARTYFQAYTAAMALHFAEKGLEEVRAGRTQTWEKFEVPDESIGCGFTEAVRGVLSHHMVIRDGKIANYHPYPPTPWNASTRDTYGTPGPYEDAVQNTPIFEENSPENFKGIDIMRTVRSFDPCLPCGVHMYVGNGKSVEKMHVPTGLSGLAG; encoded by the coding sequence ATGGCACCGAGAACGAAGGCGGCCGACGGCAGCGGTCTGACGGAGATGTCCTGGGATCCGATCACCCGGATCGTGGGCAGCCTCGGGATCCACACCAAGATCGACTTCAAGCAGAAGCGGGTGGCGGAGTGCTACAGCACCTCATCCGTCTTCCGTGGCTACAGCGTCTTCATGCGCGGCAAGGACCCGCGCGACGCGCACTTCATCACCAGCCGGATCTGCGGTATCTGCGGTGACAACCACGCCACCTGCTCGGTGTACACCCAGAACATGGCCTACGGGGTGAAGCCCCCGCACCTGGGGGAGTGGATCATCAACCTCGGCGAGTCCGCCGAGTACATGTTCGACCACAACATCTTCCAGGAGAACCTGGTCGGGGTCGACTACTGCGAAAAGATGGTCCGCGAGACCAACCCCGGCGTCTGGGAGCTCGCCCAGCGCACCGAGGCCCCCCACGCGGGCGACCACGGCTACCGCACCATCGCCGACATCATGAGCTCCCTCAACCCCATCGAGGGCGAGTTCTACCGCGAGGCTCTCCAGGTCAGCCGCTACACCCGGGAGATGTTCTGCCTCATGGAGGGCCGCCATGTGCACCCCTCCACGCTCTACCCGGGCGGTGTCGGCACCATCGCCAGCGTCCAGCTCTTCACCGACTACCTCAGCCGGCTGATGCGCTATGTCGAATTCATGAAGCGGGTCGTCCCGCTCCATGACGACCTGTTCGACTTCTTCTACGAGGCGCTGCCCGGGTACGAGGAGGTCGGCCGCCGGCGCGTGCTGCTCGGCTGCTGGGGTGCGCTCAACGACCCGGACCACTGCGACTTCACCTATCGCAACATGACGGACTGGGGACGGAAGATGTTCGTCACCCCGGGCATCATCGTCGACGGCAAGCTGGTCACCAACGACCTCACCGAGATCAACCTGGGTATCCGGATCCTGCTGGGCAGCTCCTACTACCAGGACTGGGAGGGCCAGGAGCAGTTCGTCACCCACGACCCGCTCGGCAACCCCGTCGACCCGCGCCACCCGTGGAACCAGCACACCATCCCCGCCCCGCAGAAGCGGGACTTCAACGACAAGTACAGCTGGGTGATGTCGCCGCGCTGGTTCGACGGCAAGGAGCATCTGGCCCTGGACACCGGCGGCGGCCCGATCGCCCGGCTGTGGTCCACGGCCCTGTCGGGGCTCGTCGACACCCCGTACGTCAAGTCCACCGGCCACAGCGTCACCATCGACCTGCCCCGCTCCATGACGCGGCCCGAGGCCCGCTTCGAGTGGAAGATCCCCAAGTGGAGCAACGCGCTGGAGCGCAACCGGGCCCGCACCTACTTCCAGGCGTACACCGCCGCCATGGCGCTGCACTTCGCGGAGAAGGGCCTGGAGGAGGTCCGCGCCGGGCGCACCCAGACGTGGGAGAAGTTCGAGGTCCCCGACGAGTCGATCGGCTGTGGCTTCACCGAGGCGGTGCGCGGCGTCCTCTCGCACCACATGGTCATCCGGGACGGCAAGATCGCCAACTACCACCCGTACCCGCCGACCCCGTGGAACGCCAGCACCCGCGACACCTACGGCACCCCCGGCCCGTACGAGGACGCCGTCCAGAACACCCCGATCTTCGAGGAGAACTCCCCGGAGAACTTCAAGGGCATCGACATCATGCGCACGGTGCGCAGCTTCGACCCGTGTCTGCCGTGCGGCGTCCATATGTACGTCGGCAACGGCAAGTCGGTCGAGAAGATGCATGTGCCCACCGGGCTGAGCGGGCTCGCCGGATGA
- a CDS encoding DUF5947 family protein — translation MSGRPSALPRLGPPPAHRGLRRFRAPVPAAPERCELCAVVLAEHNHRHLVDTARRALACACTPCALLFDRPGAGTGQFRTVPDRYFVDPGHTLDDTAWDRLQIPVGVAFFLRTAEPDRLAALYPSPAGATESELDPSTWQTVFSASRLAALLRPDVEALLLRRAEGRIDCYLVPVDICYELVGRMRLLWQGFDGGAEARAALADFFTKVARRAREPREDDRP, via the coding sequence GTGAGCGGCCGGCCATCGGCGCTCCCGCGCCTCGGACCGCCGCCCGCCCACCGCGGCCTGCGCCGCTTCCGGGCCCCGGTGCCGGCCGCCCCCGAGCGCTGCGAGCTGTGCGCCGTGGTGCTCGCCGAGCACAACCACCGTCACCTGGTCGACACCGCACGCCGCGCGCTGGCCTGTGCCTGCACCCCGTGCGCGCTGCTCTTCGACCGGCCCGGCGCCGGTACGGGACAGTTCCGTACGGTCCCCGACCGCTACTTCGTCGACCCCGGCCACACCCTCGACGACACGGCCTGGGACCGGCTCCAGATCCCCGTCGGTGTCGCCTTCTTCCTGCGCACCGCCGAGCCGGACCGGCTGGCCGCCCTCTACCCCAGCCCGGCCGGCGCCACCGAGAGCGAACTCGACCCGTCGACCTGGCAGACCGTGTTCTCCGCCAGCCGGCTGGCGGCCCTCCTCCGGCCCGATGTGGAGGCGCTGCTGCTGCGCCGCGCCGAGGGCCGGATCGACTGCTACCTGGTGCCCGTCGACATCTGCTACGAACTCGTCGGCCGGATGCGCCTGTTGTGGCAGGGCTTCGACGGCGGCGCCGAGGCACGCGCCGCGCTCGCCGACTTCTTCACCAAGGTCGCCCGCCGGGCCCGCGAGCCGAGGGAGGACGACCGGCCGTGA
- a CDS encoding DUF6084 family protein: MTELSFVCTGVRADRYAAAPTLLFRLRITAAEAARVHALALRCQLRIEPARRGYRADEAEALSDLFGERSRWGTTLHPLQFAQVSLVVPGFTGETEVDLPVPCTYDLDVAVGRYFHALREGEVPLLLLFSGTVFAGAGGFQVHPVPWNKEASVRMPVAVWQEMTEAHFPGCGWLRLPRETLDALLAYRSRHALPSWQATVESLLAAADGTPPPAPHARLFPGAAVRPVSERTAP; the protein is encoded by the coding sequence GTGACCGAGCTGTCCTTCGTCTGCACCGGCGTACGCGCCGACCGCTACGCGGCCGCCCCCACCCTCCTCTTCCGGCTGCGGATCACCGCCGCCGAAGCGGCCCGGGTGCACGCCCTCGCGCTGCGCTGCCAGCTCCGTATCGAACCGGCCCGCCGCGGCTACCGGGCCGACGAGGCCGAGGCGCTGTCCGACCTCTTCGGCGAGCGGTCCCGCTGGGGCACCACCCTGCACCCGCTCCAGTTCGCCCAGGTCTCGCTGGTCGTCCCCGGCTTCACCGGTGAGACCGAGGTGGATCTGCCGGTTCCCTGCACCTATGACCTGGACGTCGCGGTCGGCCGCTACTTCCATGCGCTGCGCGAGGGCGAGGTCCCGCTGCTGCTGCTGTTCTCCGGCACGGTCTTCGCCGGCGCCGGCGGCTTCCAGGTGCACCCGGTGCCCTGGAACAAGGAAGCGTCCGTACGGATGCCGGTGGCCGTCTGGCAGGAGATGACCGAGGCACACTTCCCCGGCTGCGGCTGGCTGCGGCTGCCCCGCGAGACCCTCGACGCGCTGCTCGCCTACCGCTCCCGGCACGCCCTGCCCTCCTGGCAGGCGACCGTCGAGTCGCTGCTGGCCGCCGCCGACGGCACCCCACCACCCGCACCGCACGCCCGGCTCTTCCCGGGCGCCGCCGTCCGCCCCGTCAGTGAGAGGACCGCGCCGTGA
- a CDS encoding hydrogenase maturation protease, translated as MSPEAAVVRRPAKTLIAGVGNIFLGDDGFGVEAVRRLGEQQLPDGVEVVDVGVRGVHLAYQMLDGYHTVLLVDASARGGDPGTVYLLDATAPAARPPDTALDGHHMTPDAVLALLDTLSAGTGGQRPERVLVVGCEPADVTEGIGLSEPVDAAVDEAVQLILRLVGAEEPTPSAAGPHTSERNTTPC; from the coding sequence GTGAGTCCCGAGGCAGCCGTCGTCAGACGGCCCGCGAAGACGCTGATCGCCGGCGTCGGCAACATCTTCCTCGGCGACGACGGCTTCGGCGTCGAGGCCGTCCGCCGGCTCGGTGAGCAGCAACTCCCCGACGGGGTCGAGGTCGTCGACGTCGGCGTACGGGGCGTGCACCTCGCCTACCAGATGCTGGACGGCTACCACACCGTGCTCCTCGTGGACGCCTCCGCGCGCGGCGGCGATCCCGGCACCGTCTACCTCCTCGACGCCACCGCGCCCGCCGCCCGCCCGCCGGACACCGCGCTGGACGGCCACCACATGACCCCCGACGCCGTGCTCGCGCTCCTGGACACCCTCAGCGCGGGCACCGGCGGCCAGCGCCCGGAGCGCGTGCTGGTCGTCGGCTGCGAACCCGCCGATGTCACCGAAGGCATCGGGCTCAGCGAACCCGTCGACGCCGCGGTCGACGAGGCCGTACAGCTCATCCTGCGGCTGGTCGGCGCGGAGGAACCGACTCCGTCCGCCGCCGGACCGCACACCAGTGAGAGGAACACGACACCATGCTGA
- a CDS encoding DUF6893 family small protein, protein MLKLALSGALAAALALVVKSMLPDLKRYLRIRAM, encoded by the coding sequence ATGCTGAAGCTCGCCCTGAGCGGGGCGCTCGCCGCCGCGCTCGCCCTCGTCGTGAAGTCCATGCTGCCCGACCTCAAGCGCTATCTGCGCATCCGCGCCATGTGA